ATAGGTAAAGGTGATATACAAAATATATCAGTATTATCCACAATTGGCTCACCGCCTATGGTATGATATGCTAACACCCAACTATCCACGCAATGTGCATCAAAGGATTCTGACATCTTATCTTTGGACTTCTTAATTCCAAGGCTGTCACGTAATTCTTTTGTTTCGTAACCCTGAAGCGTGAGTAACTCCCACTTCTTCTGTATTTCAGAGTAGAACCAGTTTTTACCGACTTCCAACGGACTAAAAGACTGGTTCCATTTCTTTTAATATTGTTTGGTTCTTGCCTTAATATCTTCTACACATATATGTGTGACTGGATACAATTTGTTTAACCAATCCAATATGCGTAGTTTCCAGTCCCATCTTGCACGTGTGCCAGCAGGGATGCGTTCTTTGTTGGCGAGGCGGTTCATGCGATTCTTTCTATTCGGACACTTGCGACCCCGTCTACCTCGCCTTAATTCACTACGCTTTTTGACCTTCTTACCAACTTTATTATGTGCATCCGCCTGAACATTCAGATAAGTATGCTTTTCAGACTTAACCGTAAATCCTTCCTTTTTACTACCAGGATCTACGCCCACTGCAATCTCTTGATTATGCCTACCAGAAGGCTCTCTGTTAAGTCTTACACAGAATATGCCATTCTTCCAAAAAGGAGTGGCTTTGCCAGATTTAATCCATTTCTTTGCCCTTGCCGGTGTGGTAGGCATTAATGGATTTTGGTTTTTATCTACAACTGGTACAAACATAGTTTGTAAATTCCTTTCGGATATATATTGCCCCATCGAGATCACGAAATCAGAGCGGATATAGACTTGGGAAGCATCCATATCGTCTTACCAGTTGCCATACTGAGATTCCGCGATATATGACTCTATTCAGTGTATTTATAATCATTCAACCTATAGGAAACCGGCTACCGTACTGAACAATCTCCAGACTTTAGTCTGGAGTCACTGAAGTCTTTAGACCTTCCTTTTGATGTCAATCTGTTTACGATTTTAGCATGCGCCTATTTTTCTGTCAATATCAAAAAGGAGAGGTAAATGTTTTTCCCACCCGTGAATGTAAACGAAATGAAAGCGATTTGCGTTATTGCTCGCGTTGTTATATACTATTAAGTAGCATTGCTTTTGAATAAAAAAATGGAGGAATTAAGTGTACTCTTTTAGACGCAAAATCTTCATATTGCTTTTATGTCTTGCGATCTTTTTTCCGGTGGGAGCTTTTGCCGGACCCGGTCGAACAGGTGCTCAAATTTTAAACCTCGGCGGCGGTGCGCGAGCAAGAGCACTCGGTGACGCTTTTTCTGCGATGTCAGGTGATGTAACCACGTCGCTCTGGAACCCAAGTGGATTGGCAGATATGCCTGAAAGTAAACTCCGTTCTGGCAGGAAAGCGACACAAGCCTCAATGTTTTATACAGATTACAGCGCACCCTTTGGAGAAGCCGGGGAAGGATTGTACTATACCTTCCTCTCAGGCGCGATGCCACTCGGCGATGTCGGAACTATCGGCGCGACGCTCCAGATGCAGGGACAAGGCACAATCGCTGTGACAACAGATTCTCCCGATATTCTTCGTGAAGAAAGTCTCGGTACCAACTTCGCGTTGACGTTTTCATACGCGGACCGCATTACAGAGTCTTTATCGGCGGGTATCAACGGCAAGATGATTCGGATGGTTCTCGGACGCGAAAGTGGAAGTTCTTATGCCGTTGATTTGGGAATGCAATATCTCCTTCCGTTCGATCCTATTCCAACAACGTTCGGTGTTGCAATTCAGAACGTTGGACCGGGCATCTCTTTCATTGATGAAAACCAAGCAGATCCGTTACCGCGGTTCTTACGAATCGGTACGTCTATGAGTCTTTATCAGTCAAGGTATCATCACATTCGCTTCGTCAGTGGTGTCACAGCCTACATTGATAAATTGGCAGAGGATGAAAACGAATTAGCCATAGATTTGGACCGGCTCAACGCCGAAAGAGAAGAAAAACTGACACGAGAACAACTCCTTTCCGATCGCGGGGTGGGTATCCGAGCATTTGAATGGCGGCACCTTCAAAAGAATCTCGGCTTGGAGTACTGGCTCGGTGGTATGCTTGCATTCCGTGTTGGCTACAAGTCGGAACCCGGCATTAACTTACCGGACTTGACAGATTACATTACTGCCGGTGTAGGTGCGCGATGGTATCTATTCAATATTGACTTTACAATTGGACCGAGCTTCGGTCCAAGCCGCTCGCGACTCTATGAAACCACTTTGATGTTCATCTTTTAGAAGGAAAACAACGAAAAGTGAAATCTAAGACCCAAATTTTAATAATCGTGCTGATGTTATGTTTAGCGTCCGGTCTCTGTGTAGCATCCGAAGGTCCTCGTGCGCCACTACTCACAACTTTTTATTTAGATTCTACCCTCGGAAGCCGCACGCTCATGAATCAATCCACTGTCGTTATGGAGGCGACCCAAGAGTTCCAGACTCGGAAATCTCCAAACGAGGCGTTTTTGTATTCGCTCGTTATTCCGGGGATGGGACAACTCTATACTGGGGCAAAACGCGGGTATCTCTACGCTGCTGCAGACGTTGGTTTGCTCGTGACCTATTTTTTTCTACGAAATAATGCTTCAAACACACGAGAAGACTATCGCGATGTCGTCAGACAACACGTTACGTTTATCGGTCCAGGTTCCTTTGAGGACTGGGATCCTATAGAGGATTTTGAGCACGCCACGCAATATGAAACATGGAATCATGTCTACGATTCGGACGAGACACGGGCGCGCACTGGCAAATGGTATTGGACGGATCTCGATCCGAATCTAAAAAATGAACCCGATTTAGACATTGATTTCGACTCGCGGTATCGCTTGGAAGCGTTTGATTTACGGCAGAAAGCGAACGACACCTTTCAACTCGCTCGGACAATATTAGGTGTAGCAATCTTAAACCATGTTGTCAGTGCTGTGGAGGCCCGGATCTCAACGAAACGTTTCAATACCCGCTTGCAAAAGACACTGACACAAACACGAGTCAACGCACTTGAGATAGATTTACAAACCGACATAGCGGCTGGTGCGCTTACAGGCACACTTGTCCTACGGAAAAGATTTTAATTTTACCTTGCGGATTTTTAATTTTACCTTGCGGAGGAACAACGTGCGTTTCAACTTTTGCGTGCGTTCCGTATATCCGCTCTCCATTCCATTACGAGCTACGGGGTTTGAGACTATTGTAACGCCAGTTTGAAAATACATCCTCACGTTAAAGTAGCATAACCTGTTAGGTTGTGCATCTTCGCTCAGATGTTAAACAACGAGAGGTGATGTAAGCTTATTTCTAAAATTTACCAGAATACGGGAGACTGCTATGCCATTAGAACTATCAAATCTTTTGGAGGCACTTAATTCGGTTACTGCGATTCCTATTGTTCCTTTCGAAGGGGACAACATTGATTACACCGGACACGCTAAGAACATTGACTATTTAATGCGTAACAACTATCTTGATGAAGGACGGCAGCGGGTCATTGCTATCGCTGGGACAAGTCTGATCCATCATATCAGCGAAGCAGCGCAACTTCGGCTCATTGACCACACCGGACAACAAATGGGGGATAGTGGTATCCTCATGTCTGGTATTGTGCCGAATCCCATCGGTCAGGCAGGTCAACTCATTGAAGCCCAGTCTGGACTCAAAAGACCGCCAGATGTGTACTTGCTCATGCCCTTGACTGGCGTCTCAAGTCCAGAGGGGATCTACCAACAGTACATGGAATTTGGTGAGAAATACGGCACTTCTTGTGGTGCCCGATTCCTCTACTATTTCCGTCAGAAACGCGACTTAGAAGCGGTCATTCGTCTCCTAAACGATTCGCCGCATTTCGTGGGTGTGAAGATCGGGACAGGTGAAGAGGACGTTGTGCCACTCGTTGAAGGTGTTGGGGACAGCGGAATTGTGATGTGGGGCATCGGCGATAGGTGTACCCGTCCGGCGGAGCTGGGTACGAAAGGGCATACCTCTGGTATTGCGGTCGCCTTTGCGCGTGCCTCTGACGAGATTAATAATGCCCAACGCCGAGGGGATTACGAGACCTCTGCACGCATTGAAGCCGACATTGCGCCGCTTGAGGAGATTCGTTTCATGAACGAGCGGGTGTATAACTATTCTGCTGTCGTTGAAGCGATGATCTTAAGCGGTTTTGATGATATTGCCGCTGGGACGGGTGCTCCATTTAATCCGCGTGTTCCGTCCGAAATTCAGGAACACCTCCGCGGCGTGGCACAGAACTTAAAACGTTATCATTGAGGTTTGTAGATACAGGTCTTGCGTTGATAGAAACCGCCTGCAGTGCGTCTGTAACCGTCTAAACATAAACCCAAGAAAAAATGGAGGTTAATGATGGTATGTAAAAATCTTGACCCCCTCCTGTAACAATGTTATAATAGAATTACAGGACTTACGCAGCTTCCTTTATTGGCGAGGTTTCTTAGAAGAAACACCCTTCGACAGCAAAACACCTCGCCTATGGTGGACTGTAGATTCTTATCAGAAAATTGCCTAAGTCCTAAGAACCCCTAAAAATTCCTGGAGGCAAATCATGGCAACTCGGGCAGTTCAAACATATCTCACGCCAGTGGAGTACATCGCTTTAGAACGTAAAGCGATACCTGATGCTGAAACAGTCAGAAGCGAATACATCAATGGAGAGATTATCAACATGCCCGGAGCCAGTTTCGCACACAATCTTGTCACAGGTAATATCTTTGGTGAGCTCCACACTCGCTTGAAGGGCACAGCGTGTGCTGCTTTCGCGAATGACATGCGTATCAGTATTCCGACAGCAAAATCCTATTTTTATCCCGATGTTGGCGTTGTTTGTGAGGAACCCCGTTTTGAAGATGATGTCTTTGACACGCTCTTGAACCCGATTGTTATCGTAGAGGTGCTTTCATCTTCAACCGAAGCGTTTGACAGGGGTGAAAAATTTGCCCACTATCGCCATGTCACATCGTTGCAGGAATACGTCCTCGTTGCTCAAGACCAGATTCGTGTTGAACACTACTACCGTCAAGAGAGGCAGTGGATTTTTACCGATTTTGAAAAACGTGATGAGATTCTGTCGCTTCCTTCCATTCAGTGTGAATTACCCTTGCAGGAAATTTACGAACGCGTTACATTTTCTGATTAGCAACGCTACAATGTAAATTCCATGAAGTGAGATCTCCACTATGTCTTACGATAGTTTAGCACTTCGTCTGGTTGCCCAAGAATTGCGAGAAACCCTTTTGGGCGGGACAATTCGGCACATTGAACAGGCGAATCCCCACACCTTTTCATTTAAGATCGGTCGCGGTGCCCAATCGCAGTGGCTGACGCTATCTGCACATTCATTGCATGCCCGCACCCACCTCATCGAGAAACCTCCACCCGGACAAAAGCAATCCTATCTGGCGGATTTTCTCACAACACATCTCAGGCGCGGTGTGATTACTGCAATTGAACAACTCGGTTGGGATCGGATCCTCAAGATAACCGTTCAACCCGTTTCCGATGAGCCGATACAACCGTCCCCTAAAGCCGTTATCGCTGAATTTATGGGAAAACATAGCAATATTATCCTCATTGACGCAACCGACGACAGGATTTTGGAAAGTCTCAAACGTATCGACGAGACAATGAGCCGACATCGAGAGATCTTACCCGGTGAAACGTATGCTCTGCCACCGCAGCAGGAGAAGGTAGATCCATTGACGCTGGATGAGACAACGTTCACTGAACTTTTTGACGGACAAGCGGACGTGAGTTGGCGGAAGCTTTTTAACAAAATCGACGGTTTTAGTCCAACACTCGCAAAAGAGGTGGTTGCACGGGCAGCGGAAACAGGTCTTTGGGAGGCGTATCAGCAGGTTATTGACTGTTTCGATGCGGCGCAGACTTCACCGCAACTCCTCATGGATGGAGATGCGCCGATTGCCGCTTCAGCGATGACGCTGCATCAATTCCCACATGCTTCCTCTCAAACGTTTGACACAATGAGCGGCGCGCTCACCGCATACTACGAGGCGGTTACCCTGAAGGAGGAGATGGCTTCGGAACACCGGACCCTCACGCAAGCGTTAAACAAACAGGAGAATCTACTCCAGCGGAAAGCCGATGGGTTACACGCCGATTTGGGACGGGCAGAGAAAGCGGAGGATTATCGCATTCAGGGTGAGTTGCTTCTCGCGAATCTACACGCTATCACCCGCGGGCAGAAACAGATAGAATTGCAGAACTATTACAGTTCTGACCTTGAAATGCTGTCGATTCCGCTGAATCCGGAGCAAAGTCCGTCCGATAACGCACAAGCATATTTTAAGAAATACACAAAAGCAAAACGAGGGCGTTCACGCATCGAGCAACTCATTTCGGATGTAGAGGCGGATCAGGAAACTCTTCGACTGTATGCCTCCAAATTAGAAGCCGCTGATACTTTAAACGCGCTGCAGCGTCTCAAAACGGAATTTGTCGCGAACGGCTATCTCAAGTCACCCCAGCGTGGTAAGCAGAAACAGGAGGTAGGTGGAGGTCCTTTCCGAAGGTACACTTCTACCAACGGCTTCCAGATGTATGTTGGACGAAACAGCCAGTCGAATGACTTGCTCTTACGTCAGATTGCCAAGCCTCGTGATATGTGGCTGCATGCGAAGCAAATTCACGGTTCACATGTCATCATCCGCAACCCAGAAAATCGCCAAGACATTCCGATGCCGACGTTGTTGCAAGCCGCGCAACTCGCTGCCTACTACAGCAAGGCACATCATGCCAGTAATGTGCCTGTTGATTATACGTGGGCACGGTATGTTGTGAAGCGCAAGGGGAACGTCGCTGGTTATGTGCATTACACGCGTGAGAAGACGTTATTTGTTGAGCCTGCCGTGCCTAAGTCGAAAGAATGAAAATCTTGTATGGCTGCTTTGAGAAACGCGCCTACCGAAATTTATAGACATTAATCCCTACCCCTGTTATACTATTCGCATAATCTATAAATTAACGTGAGTTTGATAAAAGTGTCAAGTTGGGTTTCGCTACTGGTATTGATACAGAAAGTGGTCTTGAAAAACGAAATAGGTGTTTACTGCTCTACCTAGGGGAAACACCCAAGCAAAAACACCTACAAGTTTATTTTCAAACCGGCGTTAAATTAACATAGGAGAAACTCTTATGAAACTGGTTAGGTGGTTCATACTGATTGCATTCCTTTGTGTTGTCAGTCTTTTTGCGGCAGGAACCGCTGCTGCACTCGAAGAATGGATACATGTTGATATAGAGCCCTATGCAAACACGAAACTCGTTAAACACGAGTGGTGGACGAAAAATCCTGGAGATAGTACGCTTTCCCGATTACCTATCGGTGAAGTGGACGAGTTTGAAGGACCGGATGGGAAGGTAGAGTTTAAAATTATAGACGGTGCCATTGTTATCTTCGGCACCAATGCCGCGATATGGCCCAAAGCGGTTGAAGACATCGTCGTTGGAGGTAAGACAAAGTTCATCTATTTTTTCCACTCGACCGGGTGGGAACAGAACGGCGTTCCGAGCTACATGTTCGTGATGAATTATCAGGATGGTAAGAAGGAAGAGCTTGAGATGATTTCAGGTTTTAATTCCGATGATTGGTGCCACGACGATGCTGAGCTCCAAGACGATAACTCGGTCTGGGGCTGGGTGAAGAAGGAAGGCGGTCCTTGTGGACACGCGGGGTTAATTACCACAAAATGGGAAAACCCGCGACCCGACATAAGGATTGAGACGATAGATGCCATTTCTTTGGAGTTAGGGTCAGTGCCTGTCATTCCAGCGATTACCTTGGGTGAAGCGTCACTCGCAGTTGATCCATCGGAGAAATTGGCGATCACTTGGGGGAGTCTGAAAAACCCACGTAGATTCTAAACTTTACTCGCGGGTGAGGTGTCTTAGGGGAAATATGAAGAAACACCCCAGCAAACGCCTCGCCTATTTTTATGTGCTCGTGCCGGCTATAATCAGAGCCAGGGAAGTCGGGAATCGGAGTTCCCTCCTACAAGAATGGCAATCGGCAGTTAGCAGTCGGCGGTCGGTAAGAGGGTGTTCGTAATAATTCACCCGCTCTCGGAATATTCCAAGAAAAGTCAATTGTTACAGAATCCTTCTTTGCTGAGCACTGAAGGTTTCTGAGTTCCCTCCTACCAGGGAAGTGAGGAACTTTGCGCGTTCTTCTATAAAAAATTGACTTTATCTGGCGTGTATGCTATAATTATAGCAGCGATTTGTAATCGCAACATTTTCTAATACTAAATATTGCAACACTTAAATTGATATAGGAGGAATTCAATGCCAGCAAAGCAAATTATCTTTGATGAAGAAGCGAGGGTGGCACTCAAGCGCGGCGCGGATACACTCGCCGATGCTGTGAAGGTTACCCTCGGTCCCCGTGGTAGGAATGTTGTCATTCAAAAATCTTTCGGGGCACCGCTGGTAACATGCGATGGTGTCACCGTCGCAAAAGAAATTGAACTCCCGGACCCCTATGAAAATATGGGTGCCCAGTTACTCGAATCTATTGCAACGAAAACAAACGATGTCGCAGGCGATGGAACGACTACTGCTACCTTGTTGGGTCAGGAAATCCTTCATGAGGGTCTCAAGAACGTCACTGCTGGTGCCGACCCGATGCAGTTGAAGATTGGTATAGACAAAGCCGTCGTCGCTGCTGTTGATGCGATTACCGCACAGAGCCGTGCGGTTAATACACATGAAGAGATTTTACAGGTAGCCGCAATCGCAGCCAATGATCCTGCAAACGACAGTAATATCGGCGCGACTGTCGCTGAAGCACTTGAAAAAGTTGGAAACGACGGGGCTATCACGATTGAGGAAGGCAAGACCTCAGAGACGACTGTTGATATTGTTGAAGGTATGCAGTTTGATCGTGGTTTCCTCTCACCCAATTTTGTAACTGACATGCAGGCACAGGTGGTCGAATTTGAGAACCCTTTTGTTCTCATCAATACCGAGAAAATTTCCACAGTGGCAGATCTCGTGCCGATTATGGAAAAGACGATGCAACTCGGCAGACCCTTGTTCATTATCGCTGAGGATGTTGAAGGGGAAGCGCTCTCTACGTTAGTTGTGAATAAACTCCGTGGAAACCTTCAAATTGCCGCCGTTAAATCCCCCGGTTTCGGGGATCGACGTAAAGAGATGTTGGAAGACATCGCAATCCTGACCGGTGGTCAAGTCATCTCTGAAGAGACGGGCATCCGTCTGGAAAACATTGTTGTTGGCATGTTGGGAACGGCTCGACGCGTCGTTGTTGACAAGGATAACACCACAATCGTTGGAGGTAGTGGTGCTAAGGAGGGCGTCGAAGGAAGAGTCGCGCAGATTCGGACGCAGATCGAGGAAACGACTTCTGAGTATGATCGAGAGAAGTTGGAAGAACGGCTCGCTAAACTCGCAGGTGGTGTTGCCGTTGTCAATGTTGGTGCTGCTACGGAAGTCGAGATGAAAGAGAAGAAGGCTCGATTTGAAGATGCCCTCGCCGCAACGCGTGCCGCAGTTGAAGAAGGGATCGTCCCAGGGGGTGGCACATCACTTTTACGGGCCGCCGCGTCCTTGAGTGATTTGGAACTCGACGGAGACCAGAACACAGGACTCAATATTATCCGTCGCAGTTTGCTCTCACCTGTGCGTGCTATCGCAGAGAATGCGGGTATGGAAGGGTCGGTCGTTGTTGCCAAGCTGCAGGAAGGTGAAGGGAATTACGGCTTCAACGCTGCAACAGTTGAATATGGCGATATGCTTGAAGAAGGGGTTGTTGACCCGACAAAGGTCGTCCGATCCGCGTTGCAGAACGCTTCCAGTATTGCTGGCTTGCTGTTGACGACAGAAACGCTCATTACAGAGATTGAAGAGCCACCGGGTCCATCTGCTGCCGCTGCTGATCCACACGCTGGACACTTCCATTAACGTGAGTTTGATAAAAGTTTAGCGTTTAGAAAATCACGGGTAAATCGCTGACACCTTGAAGTTCAGCGAGGTTCAGCGAGGGTTTTTTCTCCAACAACTGATACGCAATCAAAGCAGAGAAGACATTGACTTGGAAGTTTTCAAGGCTTCTATGACGACTGTGTTCCACCTGCATCTGTGTCTTGAGTTCCCGGATCACCGATTCAACGAGCGTCCGTTTTTTCAGCAACACCTCATCGGAGACAGATACCTTTAGGGGTTTCATGTTCTTACGGACTTTGTAAACCAAGTTGACCCCTTGCTCCCGGAGTGCTTCGCGAATGTCTTTGGAGATATACCCTCTGTCTGCGTAGAGACTCCCGTGAAGGCGTTCTGCGAACGTTCCGAGCGGTTTTCGGTCATCTATATTTCCAGGGGTCAGTGCGACATCCAAGAGATCCCCAGTGTGATTGATAACGAGATGAAGTTTGAATCCATAAAACCACCCCATAGACGTTTTTGAACGTTCCGCAACACCTGCGAAGACGCGATGTGAGGAAATCCGCTTGGTATCACAGACCCGCAAGCGTGTTGAGTCGACGAAGGACACCCCGCTACAGTCGCCAAGGCGCGTGCCGAGATAAACGTCAAAAGCGTCAGGACTTCTTTTTTTCGCTGCACGAAGCGAGAATAACTCAGTAGATGCGGGAACGCTGTCCGCCAATAGACGCAGACGTGTTTGAGATAAAAGTGTTTAAACGTCCGATAGTTGCTTTGATGGAACGCGATCAAGATCGTCATCACCTCGCTTGGATGCAACCGTCTCGGACGTCCCCGGGTTTCGAGGGGGGCGTCTCAGGGAGACACTGTGTTGACATCCATTTCTCATACGCAAGAAAAAAGTCGTCTATGTCGCAGAAAAGTGTTAGGATATTCATCGGAGAACTCCTTTTGGTGAAAAAAATAAAATGGTTTTACTTCATTCTACCAAAAGGGTTCTCTTTCTTTAAAAATTAGGCAAATATTTATCAAACTCACGTTACTGTACCTAAAAGGAGGGACACCGATGAAAAACATATTCGCAACAAAAATCAGATACCTTCCGACCTTATTGATACTTCTACTGATTTCAACGTTCTGTCTCCCTACCACGCTCTTTGCGCAATCCCCTTTACCCGAAGATGCGAAAACAAAGTTCAATGTGGGGCGCATCTACGATGTGGAGTATTCACCAGACGGCACACTGCTCGCTGTCGCAAATTCTGTGGGGATTTGGATATACGATACGACCGCCTATCAATTACTCCGTTTGGTGAAGAGTCGTAGAACCGGTGTACACAAGATTGTTTTCAGCCCGGACGGGAGCATCATCGCAAGTG
The sequence above is drawn from the Candidatus Poribacteria bacterium genome and encodes:
- a CDS encoding PorV/PorQ family protein, yielding MYSFRRKIFILLLCLAIFFPVGAFAGPGRTGAQILNLGGGARARALGDAFSAMSGDVTTSLWNPSGLADMPESKLRSGRKATQASMFYTDYSAPFGEAGEGLYYTFLSGAMPLGDVGTIGATLQMQGQGTIAVTTDSPDILREESLGTNFALTFSYADRITESLSAGINGKMIRMVLGRESGSSYAVDLGMQYLLPFDPIPTTFGVAIQNVGPGISFIDENQADPLPRFLRIGTSMSLYQSRYHHIRFVSGVTAYIDKLAEDENELAIDLDRLNAEREEKLTREQLLSDRGVGIRAFEWRHLQKNLGLEYWLGGMLAFRVGYKSEPGINLPDLTDYITAGVGARWYLFNIDFTIGPSFGPSRSRLYETTLMFIF
- a CDS encoding dihydrodipicolinate synthase family protein, which gives rise to MPLELSNLLEALNSVTAIPIVPFEGDNIDYTGHAKNIDYLMRNNYLDEGRQRVIAIAGTSLIHHISEAAQLRLIDHTGQQMGDSGILMSGIVPNPIGQAGQLIEAQSGLKRPPDVYLLMPLTGVSSPEGIYQQYMEFGEKYGTSCGARFLYYFRQKRDLEAVIRLLNDSPHFVGVKIGTGEEDVVPLVEGVGDSGIVMWGIGDRCTRPAELGTKGHTSGIAVAFARASDEINNAQRRGDYETSARIEADIAPLEEIRFMNERVYNYSAVVEAMILSGFDDIAAGTGAPFNPRVPSEIQEHLRGVAQNLKRYH
- a CDS encoding Uma2 family endonuclease — translated: MATRAVQTYLTPVEYIALERKAIPDAETVRSEYINGEIINMPGASFAHNLVTGNIFGELHTRLKGTACAAFANDMRISIPTAKSYFYPDVGVVCEEPRFEDDVFDTLLNPIVIVEVLSSSTEAFDRGEKFAHYRHVTSLQEYVLVAQDQIRVEHYYRQERQWIFTDFEKRDEILSLPSIQCELPLQEIYERVTFSD
- a CDS encoding NFACT family protein; this encodes MSYDSLALRLVAQELRETLLGGTIRHIEQANPHTFSFKIGRGAQSQWLTLSAHSLHARTHLIEKPPPGQKQSYLADFLTTHLRRGVITAIEQLGWDRILKITVQPVSDEPIQPSPKAVIAEFMGKHSNIILIDATDDRILESLKRIDETMSRHREILPGETYALPPQQEKVDPLTLDETTFTELFDGQADVSWRKLFNKIDGFSPTLAKEVVARAAETGLWEAYQQVIDCFDAAQTSPQLLMDGDAPIAASAMTLHQFPHASSQTFDTMSGALTAYYEAVTLKEEMASEHRTLTQALNKQENLLQRKADGLHADLGRAEKAEDYRIQGELLLANLHAITRGQKQIELQNYYSSDLEMLSIPLNPEQSPSDNAQAYFKKYTKAKRGRSRIEQLISDVEADQETLRLYASKLEAADTLNALQRLKTEFVANGYLKSPQRGKQKQEVGGGPFRRYTSTNGFQMYVGRNSQSNDLLLRQIAKPRDMWLHAKQIHGSHVIIRNPENRQDIPMPTLLQAAQLAAYYSKAHHASNVPVDYTWARYVVKRKGNVAGYVHYTREKTLFVEPAVPKSKE
- the groL gene encoding chaperonin GroEL (60 kDa chaperone family; promotes refolding of misfolded polypeptides especially under stressful conditions; forms two stacked rings of heptamers to form a barrel-shaped 14mer; ends can be capped by GroES; misfolded proteins enter the barrel where they are refolded when GroES binds), translating into MPAKQIIFDEEARVALKRGADTLADAVKVTLGPRGRNVVIQKSFGAPLVTCDGVTVAKEIELPDPYENMGAQLLESIATKTNDVAGDGTTTATLLGQEILHEGLKNVTAGADPMQLKIGIDKAVVAAVDAITAQSRAVNTHEEILQVAAIAANDPANDSNIGATVAEALEKVGNDGAITIEEGKTSETTVDIVEGMQFDRGFLSPNFVTDMQAQVVEFENPFVLINTEKISTVADLVPIMEKTMQLGRPLFIIAEDVEGEALSTLVVNKLRGNLQIAAVKSPGFGDRRKEMLEDIAILTGGQVISEETGIRLENIVVGMLGTARRVVVDKDNTTIVGGSGAKEGVEGRVAQIRTQIEETTSEYDREKLEERLAKLAGGVAVVNVGAATEVEMKEKKARFEDALAATRAAVEEGIVPGGGTSLLRAAASLSDLELDGDQNTGLNIIRRSLLSPVRAIAENAGMEGSVVVAKLQEGEGNYGFNAATVEYGDMLEEGVVDPTKVVRSALQNASSIAGLLLTTETLITEIEEPPGPSAAAADPHAGHFH